Proteins from a genomic interval of Lolium perenne isolate Kyuss_39 chromosome 1, Kyuss_2.0, whole genome shotgun sequence:
- the LOC127299556 gene encoding beta-amylase 1, chloroplastic yields MAECAARKSGVPVFVMMPLDTVKPCCGSGLNHRKTMARDLAALQSAGVEGIMVDVWWGIVEGEEPEMYNFDGYMKIVGMARDAGLKVQAVMSFHQCGGNVGDTVNIPLPQWVVEEMDKDQDLAYTDQWGRRSYEYVSLGCDDMPVLQGRTPVQCYTDFMSAFRDHFAAFLGNTIVEIQVGMGPAGELRYPSYPESEETWKFPGIGAFQCYDKYMLSNLATAAATAGNPDWGLGGPTDAGDYNSCPDDTDFFRQDGGGWGTEYGQFFMSWYSRMLLEHGDRVLSGAASVFGHAPGVHLSAKVAGIHWHYGTESHAPELTAGYYNTQHRDGYLPIALVLGRHGAVLNFTCVEMRDHEQPQDARCQPECLVRQVAAAAREAGVGLAGENALPRYDEAAHDQVVATAQEEQMVAFTYLRMGPDLFQPENWSRFAVFVERMSDAGSSPPRSRQKTTEDDAVSVQG; encoded by the exons ATGGCGGAGTGTGCGGCGAGGAAGTCCGGGGTGCCGGTGTTCGTGATGATGCCGCTGGACACGGTGAAGCCTTGCTGCGGGAGCGGCCTGAACCACCGCAAGACCATGGCGCGGGATCTGGCGGCGCTCCAGAGCGCGGGCGTGGAGGGGATCATGGTGGACGTGTGGTGGGGGATCGTGGAGGGCGAGGAGCCGGAGATGTACAACTTCGACGGGTACATGAAGATCGTCGGGATGGCGCGCGACGCCGGGCTCAAGGTCCAGGCCGTCATGTCCTTCCACCAGTGCGGCGGGAACGTCGGCGACACCGTCAA CATTCCTCTGCCGCAGTGGGTGGTGGAGGAGATGGATAAGGACCAGGATCTCGCCTACACTGACCAATGGGGACGCCGGAGCTACGAGTACGTGTCGCTCGGCTGCGACGACATGCCCGTCCTCCAGGGCCGCACGCCCGTCCAGTGCTACACTGACTTCATGAGCGCCTTCCGCGACCACTTCGCCGCCTTCCTCGGCAACACCATCGTC GAAATCCAAGTCGGCATGGGCCCGGCCGGCGAGCTGCGGTACCCGTCGTACCCGGAGAGCGAGGAGACCTGGAAGTTCCCCGGCATCGGCGCCTTCCAATGCTACGACAAG TACATGCTGAGCAATCTGGCGACAGCAGCGGCCACGGCCGGCAATCCGGATTGGGGCCTTGGTGGCCCGACGGACGCCGGCGACTACAACAGCTGCCCGGACGACACGGACTTCTTCCGTCAGGACGGCGGCGGCTGGGGCACCGAGTACGGTCAGTTCTTCATGTCGTGGTACTCGCGGATGCTCCTGGAGCACGGCGACCGCGTCCTGTCCGGCGCGGCGTCCGTGTTCGGCCACGCGCCGGGCGTCCACCTCTCGGCCAAGGTCGCCGGCATCCACTGGCACTACGGCACAGAGTCTCACGCGCCCGAGCTCACCGCGGGGTACTACAACACGCAGCACCGCGACGGGTACCTGCCGATCGCGCTCGTGCTGGGCCGCCACGGCGCGGTGCTCAACTTCACCTGCGTGGAGATGCGCGACCACGAGCAGCCGCAGGACGCGCGCTGCCAGCCGGAGTGCCTGGTGCGGCAGGTGGCCGCGGCTGCCCGTGAGGCTGGCGTCGGCCTGGCCGGAGAGAACGCGCTGCCCCGGTACGACGAGGCGGCGCACGACCAGGTGGTGGCCAccgcccaggaggagcagatggtGGCGTTCACGTACCTTCGCATGGGTCCCGACCTGTTCCAGCCGGAGAACTGGAGCCGGTTCGCCGTGTTCGTGGAACGGATGAGCGATGCCGGTTCCTCGCCTCCTCGGTCGCGGCAAAAGACCACCGAAGACGACGCAGTATCGGTGCAGGGCTGA